A genomic segment from Microbacterium sp. SORGH_AS_0428 encodes:
- a CDS encoding 1-phosphofructokinase → MIVTVTANPSLDRAVSLAAPLEVGEVQSALGVREDAGGKGVNVSRVVAAAGTATLAVLPLADQDPYAAALAQTGIPVRAVPVHGHARANLTLADPRGTTTKINLPGAVLDSEDADALIDTIVAATAGADWLVLAGSLPPGAGDDFYVRAILAVRAAHGDATPRIALDTSGAALAAAVAGARPDLIKPNEHELAELTGAAADTRDIDGIIALAQDLVGPRVGAALVTLGAAGALLVTEDGVWVGTAPRITAVSTVGAGDSSLAGYLLADVAGAEPAERLRTGMRYGAAAASLPGTQPPTPADLVTAEIPVQRIIR, encoded by the coding sequence ATGATCGTCACCGTCACCGCGAACCCGTCCCTCGACAGGGCGGTCTCGCTCGCCGCCCCGCTGGAGGTCGGCGAGGTGCAGAGCGCCCTCGGCGTCCGCGAGGACGCCGGCGGGAAGGGCGTGAACGTCTCCCGTGTCGTCGCCGCCGCGGGAACGGCGACACTGGCAGTTCTGCCGTTGGCAGACCAGGATCCGTACGCGGCGGCGCTCGCGCAGACCGGCATCCCCGTCAGAGCCGTGCCCGTCCACGGCCACGCCCGCGCGAATCTCACGCTCGCCGATCCGCGGGGAACGACGACGAAGATCAACCTGCCCGGGGCCGTGCTCGACTCGGAGGATGCGGACGCGCTCATCGACACGATCGTCGCGGCCACCGCGGGCGCGGACTGGCTGGTCCTCGCGGGATCCCTTCCGCCGGGCGCGGGCGACGACTTCTACGTGCGCGCGATCCTCGCCGTTCGCGCCGCGCACGGCGACGCCACGCCTCGCATCGCCCTCGACACCTCGGGTGCCGCACTCGCGGCGGCTGTGGCGGGAGCCCGCCCCGACCTCATCAAACCCAACGAGCATGAACTCGCCGAACTGACCGGCGCAGCCGCCGACACCCGCGACATCGACGGCATCATCGCGCTCGCGCAGGATCTCGTCGGACCTCGCGTCGGCGCCGCGCTGGTGACGCTCGGCGCCGCCGGTGCCCTGCTGGTCACCGAGGACGGCGTCTGGGTGGGAACGGCCCCGCGCATCACCGCGGTCAGCACGGTGGGGGCGGGCGACAGCTCCCTCGCCGGATACCTGCTGGCGGACGTTGCCGGTGCCGAACCCGCCGAGCGTCTGCGCACGGGGATGCGATACGGCGCAGCCGCCGCATCCCTGCCAGGAACCCAACCCCCGACCCCGGCGGATCTTGTGACCGCCGAGATTCCCGTGCAGCGGATCATCCGCTGA